AATATGCGGTGACGAACATGGCCCCGAGAATTGCAAACCTGGCCCATTGTTGCATATCGATTACCCCAAATGGTTAGAGTGATTTTGGTTCAAAAAACGCTCACGCAAGGGTACATGAACGTGAGTCATTTGAGAATCTATTTGCTGAAATGAAATAAAACGAATTGCTTTCTTGGGAACAGGATCATAACCACTTCCACCCCACGGGTGACAGCGACAGATACGTTTAGTCGCGAGCCACGCACCTCGAATTGAGCCATGCGTATGGATTGCTTCTAGCGAATATTGAGAACAGGTTGGGATGTAACGACAACGAGGTCCAAGGAGCGGACTAATCGCAATTTGATAGAAACGAATCAACCAATGCAATATACGAACCATTGGCCATCTCTAATTTTGAGGAGGGGATATAGCTATTTTATGATGTTTTTTAACGAGACGTTGAAGCTTCTGCCACGCAAACTGTAACTGC
The sequence above is drawn from the Acinetobacter lanii genome and encodes:
- the yidD gene encoding membrane protein insertion efficiency factor YidD yields the protein MVRILHWLIRFYQIAISPLLGPRCRYIPTCSQYSLEAIHTHGSIRGAWLATKRICRCHPWGGSGYDPVPKKAIRFISFQQIDSQMTHVHVPLRERFLNQNHSNHLG